In Mucilaginibacter sp. KACC 22063, the genomic stretch TTAAAGCCCGCAACTCCTTTTCATCCAGCCCTTCGGTCATATCAGTTTTGATAAAACCGGGAGCAAGCGCATTTACAGTAATTCCTTGCCGGCCCACTTCCTGTGAAAGTGCTTTGGTAGCGCCAATTACACCTGCTTTGGCAGCCGAATAATTGGTTTGCCCAGGCAAGCCTTTTAAGCCTGATAATGAAACTATGTTAATGATCCGGCCATACTTCTGCATCATCATGCTGTTAAGTACCAAGCGGGTGGTGTAAAAGAAACTGTTAAGGTTAGTATCTAAAACATTGTCCCACTGCTCGTCGCTCATCCAGGCCAGTAAACTATCATCGCGGATACCGGCGTTGTTCACTAATATCTCAATGTGCTTATCCGGGTTGGTATCTATCCATTTACCCAATACCTCCTGTACCTGCTCTTTAGCAGCCACATCAAACGGCAATAATTCTGCTTCGCCGTTAATTTGTTTGATGATATCAAGTGTACGCTCGGCTTCGGTGGCATTGCTTTTATAATTGATCAGTACATAGTAACCCAACTCGGCAAGCTTAATGCAAATTGCCTTGCCAATACCTCGCGAACCGCCTGTAACCAATGCACATTTCATTGTAGATAGCTAATTATAATGGATCGTTATTTTCTAAAAGTTCTTTTACCTGTTTTTGTTCTTTATAACGCGGAGCATCCTCCACAAATTTCGGGAATACCTCGCGTACTTTATTGTAAACCGTTAACGAATGGCTGGATAACCTGTCGGTACACTCTAAATAATCTATTGCCTGCGTGATTGACATCAGCTGAATAGCCAATACCTCAAACGAGTTATCGATCACCTTTTTGGCGATCAATGCCGCATTGGTACCCATGCTCACAATATCCTGGTTGTCGTTATTGTTTGGGATACTGTGTACATACATCGGGAACGATAGTGTTTGGTTTTCGGCAACCGTTGATACCGCAGTGAATTGCACACCCTGCATACCAAAGTTTAAACCTAAGATGCCGTGGTTAACAAACGGCGGGAATTTCTGGTTAAGCTTGTTGTTTAACAGATAATTTAACTGGCGTTCTGATAGCATGGATAAACGGGTAACAGCTGTTTTCAGCTTATCCATTTCCAGCGAAACATAGTCGCCGTGGAAGTTACCGCCATGAAAAACGTTTTGATTTTCATGGTCTATTACCGGGTTATCATTTACCGAATTCAGTTCATTAGTTACGGTTTCTTCCGCATGCCTTATGGTATCAAGTACAGGCCCTAAAACCTGTGTAACGCAACGCAGCGAGTAATATTCCTGTACCTTATCTTCAAATACTTCCTGATCCAGGTTATCCGGATTATATAAGTGCTCAGAACGGTCGCGTATCATTTGGCTATCCTTCAGCACATCGCGCAACATCACGCCGATATCACTCTGGCCTTTGTGGCGTTTCACCACATTTAACTCGTACGAGTAATGATCGTCATAAGCTTCAACGATCTCATTCATTAAGGCCGATAGCATTACCGACCAGTTCAACAGCTTTTTAGCACGTATGATGTTGATCATACCTATGCCCGTCATAGCTGATGTACCGTTAAGTACAGCTAAACCTTCGCGGCCGTAAATGGTAAGCGGTTTAATTCCCTGCTCTTTAAACACTTCGGCAGTATCACGAATCTGACCTTCAAAGGTTACTTCGCCCTCACCGATAAGTGTTAATCCTAAATGTGCTAATTGCACCAGGTCGCCGCTTGCACCCACTCCTCCATGTTCATAAATACATGGGGTTATGCCTTTATTAATCAGCGTTACCAGTAGTTCAACAGTTTCGTGATGCACGCCTGAACGGGCTTGCATAAAGCTGTTTAAGCGGGCAACCATTAAGCCTTTAACCAAATGGGCCGGTATCAGGTTACCACTGCCAGACGAGTGGCTGCGGATCAGATTATATTGCAGCTGCAACAGGTTTTCGTCGCTGATTTTGTATTGAGCCATTGGCCCAAAACCGGTATTAATACCGTAAATAAGCTTGTTTGAAGCAAAGCTTTTAAGAAAACTATGATTGGTTTTTACTTTTTCTAAAGCAGCAGGATCTAAAGAAACCTCTTGATTATTGAAAATAATGTCAGCAAAGTCTTGTAAAGGAAGCGTACTTTGTCCAATTACGATCATGGGCAAATTTTTATTATTTGAGCAAATGTATAGCTGGTAAATTTAGAAAAAATCTCTTGTTAAACAGTAACTAAGGTCAGATATAAGCACCATATAAACAGGCAGCTTTCTAAATTATTTTAATTTCTGATCAACAAAGCCAAATACTTTTTGCAGCAATGGCGTTGTACGGGCCGATAAATTTTTGCGGATGTTCAGTTCTTCCAGCGCAATCTCATAAAAAAGGCCATCAATGGCTTTTTGAGTAACATAATCATCAAGATCGGGGTTGACCTTATTAAAGGTAAACGGAATTTTATTATACTGTGTTGCCAGCTGGCTATATAAATTGGTTGCGCCTACATTGGAGAGGCTGGTATGGATTACCGGCCTGAATTGCGTAGTTAGCTGTGCTGTAGTAGTCCGTTTGAAATATTGAGTAGCTGCATCCTGGCTGCCTAAAAGAATATTGGCAGCATCCTGCACGGTCATTTGTTTAAGCGCGTTGATGAAGATGGGTTTGGCTTTCCCTGCAGCGCTTTCTGCCGCACGATTAAGCGAAAGAATTACATTATCACAAAGTTTATTTAATCCCAACTTACGCAATGTGGTTTCTGCTTTCTTAGCTTCAGGCGGCATTAAAATTTTAACTGCTGCATTGCCGAAAAAGCCGTTAAGCGCCGATAGCTGATCTGAACTTTTAGTGGTTCCCTGTTCAAGCGCCTGTTTAAGGCCGCTGATCATTTCGGTATTGGTAGGCAAGGGCAATACTCTTGCCGGTGCCTTATCAAAACTACTTAATGAAATAGCTGCAATCAGCAGCATTAGCGTAAAAATCCCTCTCTTCATAGCAAATAAAGAAACGAAATACTTGCCGCTTAGTTTGAGACTATAAATAATGAATGACAGAATAAACCAGGGCGGCTACTATAGCTGAAATAGGAATGGTAATTATCCATGCCCAGATCAGGTTGATGGTGACACCCCACCGTACAGCCGAAGCACGTTTAGTTAAACCTACACCGATAATTGAACCTGTAATAGTGTGTGTAGTTGATACCGGGATACCGAAACGCTCGGTGATCAATAAAGTTACCGCACCTGCAGTTTCAGCACTTACACCCTCAAGCGGTGTTACTTTGGTAATTTTAGTACCCATTGTTTTAACGATCTTCCAACCACCAGACATGGTACCTAACGCAATAGCAGTATAACAAGCCAGCGGGATCCAGTCGGGCATTTTATGATCACTTGAAATCACC encodes the following:
- the fabG gene encoding 3-oxoacyl-ACP reductase FabG, with the translated sequence MKCALVTGGSRGIGKAICIKLAELGYYVLINYKSNATEAERTLDIIKQINGEAELLPFDVAAKEQVQEVLGKWIDTNPDKHIEILVNNAGIRDDSLLAWMSDEQWDNVLDTNLNSFFYTTRLVLNSMMMQKYGRIINIVSLSGLKGLPGQTNYSAAKAGVIGATKALSQEVGRQGITVNALAPGFIKTDMTEGLDEKELRALIPVRRFGLPEEVAHAAAFLASREAAYITGQVLSVNGGLYS
- a CDS encoding HAL/PAL/TAL family ammonia-lyase, translated to MIVIGQSTLPLQDFADIIFNNQEVSLDPAALEKVKTNHSFLKSFASNKLIYGINTGFGPMAQYKISDENLLQLQYNLIRSHSSGSGNLIPAHLVKGLMVARLNSFMQARSGVHHETVELLVTLINKGITPCIYEHGGVGASGDLVQLAHLGLTLIGEGEVTFEGQIRDTAEVFKEQGIKPLTIYGREGLAVLNGTSAMTGIGMINIIRAKKLLNWSVMLSALMNEIVEAYDDHYSYELNVVKRHKGQSDIGVMLRDVLKDSQMIRDRSEHLYNPDNLDQEVFEDKVQEYYSLRCVTQVLGPVLDTIRHAEETVTNELNSVNDNPVIDHENQNVFHGGNFHGDYVSLEMDKLKTAVTRLSMLSERQLNYLLNNKLNQKFPPFVNHGILGLNFGMQGVQFTAVSTVAENQTLSFPMYVHSIPNNNDNQDIVSMGTNAALIAKKVIDNSFEVLAIQLMSITQAIDYLECTDRLSSHSLTVYNKVREVFPKFVEDAPRYKEQKQVKELLENNDPL
- a CDS encoding DUF4197 domain-containing protein, producing MKRGIFTLMLLIAAISLSSFDKAPARVLPLPTNTEMISGLKQALEQGTTKSSDQLSALNGFFGNAAVKILMPPEAKKAETTLRKLGLNKLCDNVILSLNRAAESAAGKAKPIFINALKQMTVQDAANILLGSQDAATQYFKRTTTAQLTTQFRPVIHTSLSNVGATNLYSQLATQYNKIPFTFNKVNPDLDDYVTQKAIDGLFYEIALEELNIRKNLSARTTPLLQKVFGFVDQKLK